In Streptomyces sp. TLI_146, the genomic stretch TTCACGGCCTCCTTGAAGGCGGTGAGGTCGCAGCGCAGCTCCTCCAGGCCGTACATCCAGAACGGCTGGCGCTGCTTGATCATGAACGGGTCGAAGGGCAGGTCGCCGTGGCTGTGGGTGCGGTCGTGGACCATGTCCCAGAGCACGAAGGCCTCTTCGCAGCGCTTCTGGTCGTGGACCATCGCGGCGATGTCCTCGGGCAGCTCCAGGCCCAGGATGTCGACGGCCGCGTCGGTGACCCGGCGGAAGCGGGCGGCCTCGCGGTCGCAGAAGATGCCGCCCCAGGTGAAGCGCTCGGGCGCCTCGCGCACGGCGATGGTCTCCGGGAAGAGGACGGCCGAGTGGGTGTCGTACCCGGCGGTGAAGTCCTCGAAGGCGATGCCGCAGAAGAGCGGGTTGTCGTAGCGGGTGGCCTCCAGCTCGGCCAGCCAGTCGGGCCACACCATGCGCAGCACGACCGCCTCGAAGTTGCGGTCCAGGTTGCCGTTCTGCGTGTACATGGGGAAGAGGACAAGGCGCTGCAACCCGTCGGCGCGGTCCGCGGCCGGGTGGAAGGCGAGCAGCGAGTCCAGGAAGTCCGGCACGTCGAAGGCGCTGTCGGCCCACTTGCGCAGGTCCGCGACGAGCGCGCGGTGGTACGCGGCATCGTGCGGCACCAGCGGGGAGAGGTCCTCGACCGCGCCCGCCATCCGCTCGACCACGGCCTCCACGGCGGCACGGGCCGGTGCGCCCTCGGCGTCGAAGTCGATGGAGCCGTCCTTGGACTGCCAGGGCCGGATCTCCTCGACGGAACTCTTGAGCACGGTCCAGGCAGGGTGCTCGACCACGGCCGGGTCGGCGATCCCGCCCTCTGCAGCCACGTCCTGCACAAGAATTTCCGTCATGTCACTTCCTCCACAGGAGAACCTCGCGTTAAGACACCGTATCCGTGTTCGGTTCACCCACTCAAGGGGGATCCCGGGAAATTATCCTGTGCGCCGTCACACAGACCGCTGTTTTTTCTGTGACGCTCCCCCGGCGCGCTCGGTTCTGCCACGGCGCGGACGTAGTGCTCCCCCGCGTCAAGGATCCGGGGACTCGCCCACCTCCGGGTGACCCGTCACACGCCCGCACGCCCTGCGGCGTACGGGCGGACGCCTCCACTGCCCCGCGCGAGCCGGGGTCCCACGCGCGCCCCGGCCGTTAGGCTGCGGCACTGCCGCGTGCGCACGGGACTGCGCCGCGCGCAAACCGCCGTCGACGGAAGCGAGGCCTGTCTTGACGTTCCTCACCATCGGTCATCGCGGGGTCATGGGTGTAGAGCCGGAGAACACCCTGCGTTCCTTCGTCCGGGCCGAACGCTCGGGCATGGACGTCATCGAACTGGATCTGCACCTCAGCAAGGACGGCGCGCTCGTCGTGCTGCACGACGCCGAGGTGGACCGCACCACGGACGGGAAGGGCCCGGTGGCCGACAAGACGGTCGCCGAGCTGCGGGAGCTTGACGCCGGTCAGGGCGAGCGCATCCCGCTGTTCGAGGAGGTCCTGGACGCGGTCGCCTCACCGCTCCAGGCCGAGATCAAGGACATCAGGGCCGCCGACGAGCTCGCGCGCGTCATCCACGCGCGCGATGTCGTCGGCCGGGTCACGGTCTCCTCGTTCCACGAGGAGGCGCTCGCGCGGATCTCCTCGCTGGTGCCGGGGGTACGCACGGTCCTCGTCGCGAGCCGCTGGGACAGCGGGATCGTGGACCGGGCCACGGCGGTGGGCGCGCACGCCCTCTCGCTCGACATCCGCCGTCTCACGCTGGAGGACGTCGAACGGGCCCACGCCCTGTCCGTGCAGGTCATCGGGTGGGTGGTGAACACCCAGGACCATCTGCGGCTGGTGCGCGCGCTGGGCCTGGACGGCGCGACGACGGACTACCCCGAGATCCGCCGCACCGGCCGTTTCACCGCGTGAGCCGCCGCACGTTCCGCCGACCCGGTGCCTGCTAGACCAGTTCCTTCACCAGGAGCTCGAAGGCCAGGTCCTCGCGCTGCGGGATGCCGAAGCGCTCGTCGCCGTACGGGAAGGGCGTCAGCTCTCCCGTACGGCGGTAGCCGCGCCGCTCGTACCAGGCGATCAGCTCGTCCCGTACCGAGATCACCGTCATGTGCATCTCGGTCACGCCCCAGTCCTCGCGCGCGGTGCGCTCCGCCTCGGCGATGATCTCCTTGCCGAGGCCGCCGCCCTGGAGGCCGGGGCGGACCGCGAACATCCCGAAGTAGGCCGCGTCGCCGCGGTGTTCGAGCTGGCAGCAGGCGACGATGGCGCCGTCCCGCTCCACCGTGAGCAGCCGGCTGCCGGGCGTGGTGATCACCTTGCGCACCCCGTCCGGGTCGGTGCGCTGCCCTTCGAGGATGTCCGCCTCTGTGGTCCAGCCGGTCCTGCTGGAGTCCCCGCGGTACGCCGACTCGATGAGCGGCACCAGCTCCTCGACATCGGCCTCGGTGGCGTCCCGGTAGCTCAGCTCTCCGGCGCGGGTGGTGTCCATGGCGAACGTTCTCCCAACTGCATCATGACGTGGCGGGCGCACCCCGAGCGTAACCCCGCCTCTAAGCTCCTCCGGCATGGTGCATGTACTGAGCAGCAGGACTCTTCTGCGCCCCACCGACCCCGACCGCTCACGCGCCTTCTACGGCGGGCAGTTGGGGCTCGCGGTCCACCGCGAGTTCGGCACCGGGCCGGAGCGCGGCACGGTCTACTTCCTCGGCGGGGGCTTCCTGGAGGTGTCCGGCCGCGCCGAGGCGCCTCCCGCGCCCGGTCTGCGGCTGTGGCTCCAGGTGGCGGACGCGGCGCAGGCGTACGAGGAGCTGACCGGGCGCGGGGTGGAGATCACGCGGCCTCCGGTGCGCGAGCCGTGGGGGCTCATCGAGATGTGGCTCCAGGACCCGGACGGGGTGCCGATCGTCGTGGTGGAGGTGCCCGCCGACCATCCGCTGCGCTTTCGCGCGTGAGACGGGCCTCCGCCACGAAGACCACGAACAGCCCGGCGGTACGCGAGCTCCCCACGCGCCCCCTTGTGTGCCCTTGCGCCCGCGTGCGCCACCGCCCGCACGGGAATCGACCCCTCGGCAGGGGCGACATGTCGAGATGTCGAGCGGGGAGGTGTGCCATGCACGGAACCGCGCTGTCCGGCTGGCTGCTCGTGGCGGTGTGCGCGGCCACCGGCGCGTACTGCGTCATGCGGCTGCGCAGCGACTGCGCACGGGCGCGCAGTTCGGCCGGGGGCGAGGCGGTGATGGGCTTCGGGATGGCCGCTATGGCCGTCCCGGCCGCAATCGTGGCCATGCCGTCCTGGATCTTCGCCGTGTACGCGGGGGTCTTCGGCGCCGTGGCCCTGCGGGCGGGCTGGCTCGCGCGTGCGCACGGCAGCGGCGGCGGCCACCATCTGCACCATGTGATCGGCTCCCTCGCGATGGTCTACATGGCGCTGGCGATGAGCCCCCCGGGCGGTCACGCCCACGGGGACCACACGGGACCGGCGAGCGGGATCCCGCTGATCACCGGCGCGCTGCTGGTCTACTACGTGGGCTATGTGCTCACGACGGGCGTACGGCTGCTGCCCGTGGCCGGACCGGCGGGCGACGGCGGTGCGCGCGGCTGGGGCGCGCGGCCCGAACTGACGCTGGCGTGCCGGTTGTCGATGGGGATCGCCATGCTGGCGATGCTGCTCGCCCTCTGACGTCCGCGCGGGGTTCGCCCGGGGCCCGTCCGCGATTCTCCGGGCATCCGCTCCGAGACGCCCGCCGAGACCGTGATCAAAACGTGGCGTGCGTCACTTGCTGTGCAAGGTCGTACCTATGGCGACGGCCCCGCTCATAGGCTGAAGCCATGATGGTCTCCCTCGCGCTGCTGGCGCTCGGCGTCGTGTCCGCCGTGGTGGCCCCGCGACTGTTCGCGCGCGCCCACTGGGCCGAGCGCGAGCCGGTGGTGGCGCTGTGGGTCTGGCAGTGCGTGGTGGCGGCGGTGCTGCTGTGCTTCGCCCTGGCGATGGTCTTCAGCGCGGCGGCGGCCTGGCAGACGGTACGGGGGCAGGTGTTCGCGACCGCTCCGCGCGCGGTGGTCGACGCCTACGCGCTGGGCCCGTACGGCCCGTGGTCGGCGGCGCTCGCGGTGCTGCTCTTCTGCGGCGGCGCCTGGACGGCCGCGATGCTCACCCGGGAGGTCCGCGACGCGCGGGCGCGGCGCCGGGCCCGGCGTTCGGAGCTGCTGGTGCGCGCGCCGCTGCTGCCCGGCGAGGAGCCCGGCGGGGCGCCGCTGGTGGTCCTGGAGGCCCAGCGCCCGGACGCCTGGTGGCTGCCGGGCCCCAGCCCCCAACTGGTCATCACCACCGCGGCACTTCGACGCCTGAAGGGCCGTCAGCTCGATGCCGTGCTCGCCCATGAGCAGGGCCACGCGCGCGCCCGTCACCACTGGCTGCTGAACTGCTCGGCCGCGCTGGCCAACGGGTTCCCCAAGATCCCGGTGTTCGCGGCCTTCCGGGACGAGATGCACCGGCTGGTCGAACTGGCCGCGGACGACGTCGCCTCGCGGCGGTACGGACGGCTGACGATCGCGCTCGCGCTGGTCGAACTCAACGAGGACCGGGGCCTGTTCGGCCCCTGCCCGGCCCCGCACGGCGAGGTCCCGCAGCGGGTGAAGCGGCTGCTCGCCGCCTCGCCCCGGCTCCCCGCCGGCCACCGGCTCCGGCTGACGGCGGCGGCCGCCCTGGTCCCGGTGGTGCCCCTGCTCGTGGCCTTCGTCCCGGGCCTGCGCGCCCTGGGCTGAGCCCGCACCCGAGATCGGCCCGTCGGCACCTCAGCGAGGATCGAGCCCATGCCCAGCCCACCCGCGCCGACCCGCGCCCGCGCCGCCACCGGCGGTCCGGCTCGCGCGGGTGCGGCCCTGGCGGCCCTCTGCGGCCTCCTGCTGGCCCTTGTGGCGGCCGAGTGGGGGCCGCTGATGTCCCTCGACCGCACGGTCGCCGACAGGCTCCACAGGACGGCCGTGGCCGAGCCGGGGCTCACCCACGTCAACCGGGTGCTCACCGACTGGGTCTGGGACACCTGGACGATGCGCGCCCTGCTGGCCGTGGTGGCCGTCGCCCTCTTCGTACGCGGCGGACGGCGCCTCGCGCTGTGGGCGGCGGCGACGAGCGCGCTGGGCACCCTCGTCCAGCAGAGCCTGAAGGCGGCGCTCGGGCGGGAGCGGCCCAGCTGGCCGGATCCCGTCGATTCCGCGTCGTACGCGGCCTTCCCGTCGGGCCACGCGCTCACCGTGACGGTGACATTCGGACTCCTGCTGTGGCTGGCCGTCGCCCGCGGCGCGCGCCAGGCGGTACGGCGGGCGGTGGCTGCGGCCGGTGCCGTCTCGGTGCTGGGGGTGGGCTTCACCCGGGTCTATCTCGGCGTCCACTGGCTCTCGGACGTGGTCGGCGGCTGGCTGATCGGCGCGGCCCTGGTGGCGCTGTCGGCGGCGGCGTACGGGAGATGCGGCGCGAACCGGCCGCGAACCGCCGACGGGGCTTGAACCGGCCGGGGCGCGGAGGGAAGGATCGCCGCCATGGCGATCAAGGGTGTGCTGTTCGACTTCTCCGGGACGCTGTTCCGCGTCGAGTCCACGCGGGAGTGGCTCGGCGCCGTCCTCGACGAGCGGGGCATCACGCTCCCGGAGGAACAACTCGCCCGGTACGTGGAGGAGTTGACCGAGGCGGGCGCGCTGCCCGGCGGCGCGGACCCATCGCACGTGCCGCCGCACCTGGCGGAGCTGTGGGCGACCCGCGACCGCAGCGCCGAGCTCCACCGGGCCGCGTACACCGGGCTCGCGAAGCGGGTGACACTGCCGGATCCGCAGTTGTACACCGCGCTCTACGAACGGCACATGACACCTGCCGCCTGGCACCCCTATCCCGACGCGCGCGCGGTCCTGACCGGGCTGCGCGAGCGGGGCGCGCGCGTGGCGGTGGTGAGCAACATCGGCTGGGACCTGCGCCCGGTGCTGCGCGCCCACGGGCTGGACGGCCTGGTGGACGCGTATGTCCTGTCGTACGAGCACGGGGTGCAGAAGCCGGACGCGCGGCTGTTCCGGGCGGCCTGCGAGGCGATCGGGCGGGAGCCGGACGAGGTGCTGATGGTGGGCGACGACCGCCGGGCGGACGGCGGCGCCGCGGCACTCGGCTGCGCCGTCCACTTCGTGGACCATCTGCCGGTCGAGGAGCGGCCGACCGGGCTGCGCCCCGTCCTGGACGTCGTCGACCTGGACGAAGAGCAGGGCAAAGAAGGGCCGCCCTTTCTGGGTGATCCCCCGCGTCACCCAGAAAGGGCAGCAAATCCGCAGGCCAGAACCCCCGGGAGGGGTTCCCGCATACGGTGACCTGAGTATATTGGCTCAGAGCCAGTCAACGCAGGAGTTACAGCATGTCCCCGCGCAGCGCATCGGTCAATGAAGAGTTGCGCCGACGTTCCCGTGAACGGCTGCTCCAGGCGACGGTCGAGCTGGTGGCGGAGCACGGCTACGAGGCGACGACCCTCGGCGACATCGCCGACCGGGCCGGTTCGGCGCGCGGTCTGGTCTCGTACTACTTCCCCGGCAAGCGCCAGCTGCTCCAGTCGGCCGTCCACCGGGTCATGCACCTGGCCCTGGAAGCGGGCCTGGAGCAGGAGCCGCGCACCGACGACGGCCGGGAGCGGCTGGCCCGCGCCATCGACGCCATACTGGGGCTCACCAAGGTCCACCCCGTGCTGATGCGCGCCCACATGGCCGGGATCCTCCAGGCCGAGGGGTTCGTGCAGTGCCCCGAGCAGCAGCGGCTCTCCTGGCTGCTGAGGGACACCATGGAGCGGTACGGGTCGACGGACGTGGACGCCGACTACCCCATGCTGCGCGCGCTCCTGATGGGCGCGGTCTTCGCGGCGCTGCTGCCCGGCGCACCCATGGAGGTGCCCCGGCTGCGGGCCGAGCTGTTCCAGCGGTTCGGGCTCGACTGGGAGCTCGGAAACCCGC encodes the following:
- a CDS encoding DUF6421 family protein — translated: MTEILVQDVAAEGGIADPAVVEHPAWTVLKSSVEEIRPWQSKDGSIDFDAEGAPARAAVEAVVERMAGAVEDLSPLVPHDAAYHRALVADLRKWADSAFDVPDFLDSLLAFHPAADRADGLQRLVLFPMYTQNGNLDRNFEAVVLRMVWPDWLAELEATRYDNPLFCGIAFEDFTAGYDTHSAVLFPETIAVREAPERFTWGGIFCDREAARFRRVTDAAVDILGLELPEDIAAMVHDQKRCEEAFVLWDMVHDRTHSHGDLPFDPFMIKQRQPFWMYGLEELRCDLTAFKEAVKLEAEGNRHGRDVQYAVLFDRMFRFPVSGDRNRNYDGLGGQLLFAYLHKHDVVRWTDNKLHIDWEQAPRVTNELCAEIEKLYRDGIDRPKLVHWFAAYDLVSTYLAPHPGSRWAKGPDALDLSLPPRKLVDDVLADEFPLSMFYEALAKKLKDVIASTKGITAADADRAAA
- a CDS encoding glycerophosphodiester phosphodiesterase family protein encodes the protein MTFLTIGHRGVMGVEPENTLRSFVRAERSGMDVIELDLHLSKDGALVVLHDAEVDRTTDGKGPVADKTVAELRELDAGQGERIPLFEEVLDAVASPLQAEIKDIRAADELARVIHARDVVGRVTVSSFHEEALARISSLVPGVRTVLVASRWDSGIVDRATAVGAHALSLDIRRLTLEDVERAHALSVQVIGWVVNTQDHLRLVRALGLDGATTDYPEIRRTGRFTA
- a CDS encoding GNAT family N-acetyltransferase, with amino-acid sequence MDTTRAGELSYRDATEADVEELVPLIESAYRGDSSRTGWTTEADILEGQRTDPDGVRKVITTPGSRLLTVERDGAIVACCQLEHRGDAAYFGMFAVRPGLQGGGLGKEIIAEAERTAREDWGVTEMHMTVISVRDELIAWYERRGYRRTGELTPFPYGDERFGIPQREDLAFELLVKELV
- a CDS encoding VOC family protein, which encodes MVHVLSSRTLLRPTDPDRSRAFYGGQLGLAVHREFGTGPERGTVYFLGGGFLEVSGRAEAPPAPGLRLWLQVADAAQAYEELTGRGVEITRPPVREPWGLIEMWLQDPDGVPIVVVEVPADHPLRFRA
- a CDS encoding DUF5134 domain-containing protein, encoding MHGTALSGWLLVAVCAATGAYCVMRLRSDCARARSSAGGEAVMGFGMAAMAVPAAIVAMPSWIFAVYAGVFGAVALRAGWLARAHGSGGGHHLHHVIGSLAMVYMALAMSPPGGHAHGDHTGPASGIPLITGALLVYYVGYVLTTGVRLLPVAGPAGDGGARGWGARPELTLACRLSMGIAMLAMLLAL
- a CDS encoding M56 family metallopeptidase, translating into MMVSLALLALGVVSAVVAPRLFARAHWAEREPVVALWVWQCVVAAVLLCFALAMVFSAAAAWQTVRGQVFATAPRAVVDAYALGPYGPWSAALAVLLFCGGAWTAAMLTREVRDARARRRARRSELLVRAPLLPGEEPGGAPLVVLEAQRPDAWWLPGPSPQLVITTAALRRLKGRQLDAVLAHEQGHARARHHWLLNCSAALANGFPKIPVFAAFRDEMHRLVELAADDVASRRYGRLTIALALVELNEDRGLFGPCPAPHGEVPQRVKRLLAASPRLPAGHRLRLTAAAALVPVVPLLVAFVPGLRALG
- a CDS encoding phosphatase PAP2 family protein; the protein is MPSPPAPTRARAATGGPARAGAALAALCGLLLALVAAEWGPLMSLDRTVADRLHRTAVAEPGLTHVNRVLTDWVWDTWTMRALLAVVAVALFVRGGRRLALWAAATSALGTLVQQSLKAALGRERPSWPDPVDSASYAAFPSGHALTVTVTFGLLLWLAVARGARQAVRRAVAAAGAVSVLGVGFTRVYLGVHWLSDVVGGWLIGAALVALSAAAYGRCGANRPRTADGA
- a CDS encoding TetR/AcrR family transcriptional regulator, with product MSPRSASVNEELRRRSRERLLQATVELVAEHGYEATTLGDIADRAGSARGLVSYYFPGKRQLLQSAVHRVMHLALEAGLEQEPRTDDGRERLARAIDAILGLTKVHPVLMRAHMAGILQAEGFVQCPEQQRLSWLLRDTMERYGSTDVDADYPMLRALLMGAVFAALLPGAPMEVPRLRAELFQRFGLDWELGNPPPQGKPLAVP